From the genome of Pelobacter propionicus DSM 2379, one region includes:
- the vgrG gene encoding type VI secretion system tip protein VgrG: MADSPRRDGSGVVRLTLYSNGAQVADSVKIISVTVDKSINRVPAARITVLDGDMPEQDFPVSNSDAFKPGREIRIAAGYDNQEQTIFQGIVTSQGIRISGDNYSRLEVECRDKAVAMTIGRRNATYVDSRDSDIISTLIASYGGLSADVAATATQHRELVQYYCSDWDFMLSRAEVNGMLVMADDGRVSVKAPQVDVPPLLAVGYGQDLIEFSADLDATSQLVSVTSVCWDMKKQAVAEEKAQPATLNQQGDLDSKALARVAGPASFRLQTSATMERSALKEWAAGQQLKAGLARIRGRMKFQGSATARIGGTIKLEGVGNRFNGTLFVSGVRHDIREGNWTTEVEFGMSREWFAERRDLVAPPASGLTPGIEGLHIGVVKKLDQDPGGEQRVQVSIPVLQAETDGVWARLAKFHASNGIGAFFIPEIGDEVVLGYVNNDPSHPVILGSLYSSSRPPPHELTADNFTKAIVTRSKLRVEFDDDKKEVTILTPAGNTIVLSDNDKKILVQDQTGNRVELGTGGITLDSPKDIGISAKGKISIDAVGAIAISSKADVKITGLNISNSANVGFTAKGSASAELSASGQTTVKGAMVMIN; the protein is encoded by the coding sequence ATGGCCGATTCGCCGCGCAGAGACGGAAGCGGAGTCGTCAGGCTGACGCTGTACAGTAACGGCGCACAGGTTGCCGACAGCGTGAAGATCATCTCCGTGACCGTGGACAAGAGCATCAACCGGGTTCCGGCGGCAAGGATCACGGTTCTGGACGGGGACATGCCCGAGCAGGACTTCCCGGTCAGCAACTCCGACGCCTTCAAGCCGGGGAGGGAGATCCGGATTGCCGCCGGGTACGACAACCAGGAGCAGACCATCTTCCAGGGCATCGTGACCAGTCAGGGGATCAGGATCAGCGGCGACAACTACTCGCGGCTGGAGGTGGAATGCCGCGACAAGGCGGTGGCCATGACCATCGGCCGCAGAAACGCCACCTACGTCGACTCCAGGGACAGCGACATCATCTCCACCCTGATCGCTTCCTACGGGGGGCTCTCCGCCGACGTGGCGGCAACCGCCACCCAGCACCGGGAGCTGGTGCAGTACTACTGCAGCGACTGGGACTTCATGCTCTCCCGGGCCGAAGTCAACGGGATGCTGGTCATGGCCGATGACGGCAGGGTATCGGTCAAGGCGCCGCAGGTCGATGTCCCGCCGCTGCTCGCGGTCGGCTACGGCCAGGACCTGATCGAATTCAGCGCCGACCTGGACGCAACCAGCCAGCTCGTTTCGGTCACCAGCGTCTGTTGGGACATGAAGAAACAGGCTGTCGCGGAGGAGAAGGCGCAACCGGCCACCCTGAACCAGCAGGGGGACCTGGATTCCAAGGCCCTGGCCAGGGTTGCCGGACCGGCCTCCTTCCGCTTGCAGACATCCGCCACCATGGAGCGATCGGCACTCAAGGAGTGGGCAGCTGGGCAGCAGCTGAAGGCCGGCCTGGCGCGGATCAGGGGGAGGATGAAATTCCAGGGGAGCGCCACGGCCAGGATCGGCGGGACCATCAAGCTGGAGGGGGTAGGCAACCGCTTCAACGGCACGCTCTTCGTCAGCGGGGTGCGCCACGACATCCGGGAAGGGAACTGGACCACGGAAGTCGAGTTCGGCATGTCCCGGGAGTGGTTCGCCGAACGGCGGGATCTGGTGGCCCCGCCGGCGTCGGGCCTGACCCCGGGGATCGAGGGGCTGCACATCGGGGTGGTGAAGAAACTGGACCAGGATCCCGGGGGGGAGCAGCGGGTGCAGGTCTCCATCCCGGTGCTCCAGGCGGAGACCGACGGAGTCTGGGCCAGGCTGGCAAAGTTTCACGCATCCAACGGGATCGGCGCCTTTTTCATACCCGAAATCGGCGACGAGGTGGTGCTGGGGTACGTCAACAACGACCCGTCCCATCCGGTAATCCTGGGGAGTCTCTACAGCAGCAGCAGGCCTCCTCCCCACGAGCTGACCGCCGACAACTTCACTAAGGCCATCGTCACCAGGAGCAAGCTGAGAGTGGAGTTCGACGACGACAAGAAGGAGGTCACCATCCTGACCCCGGCGGGCAACACCATCGTGCTCAGCGACAACGACAAGAAGATCCTCGTGCAGGATCAGACCGGCAACAGGGTGGAGCTGGGCACCGGTGGCATCACGCTGGACAGCCCCAAGGACATCGGGATCTCTGCCAAGGGGAAGATCAGCATCGATGCCGTGGGAGCGATCGCCATCTCTTCCAAGGCGGACGTCAAGATCACCGGGCTCAACATCAGCAACAGCGCCAATGTGGGGTTCACGGCCAAGGGGAGCGCCAGCGCCGAGCTTTCCGCCTCAGGCCAGACCACGGTCAAGGGCGCCATGGTCATGATCAATTAA
- a CDS encoding CIS tube protein, whose product MAKVMLSISPCTRNRNGSVTVDQSTKFEVMLNPSSYTHGHSISQSETRVQGQAAPESKFNSTGSETISFELMLDGTGAVRPTPDAKVYDVKAGIKKLKSIIYDYDGGEHEPRIVRLLWGSLSFTGRLQSMSIQYTLFKPGGEPLRARISLGFVRYVSSQEESLRAARTSPDLSHIVEVRAGDTLPLLCYRIYRDCSYYTEVARVNNLTCFRDLKPGTRLRFPPLR is encoded by the coding sequence ATGGCAAAGGTAATGCTCTCCATATCGCCATGCACACGGAACAGAAACGGCTCCGTCACCGTCGACCAGTCGACAAAATTCGAGGTGATGCTCAACCCGTCGTCCTATACCCACGGTCATTCCATCAGCCAGAGCGAGACCAGGGTCCAGGGGCAGGCTGCCCCCGAGTCCAAGTTCAACTCGACCGGCTCGGAGACGATCAGCTTCGAACTGATGCTCGACGGCACCGGTGCCGTACGCCCCACACCGGACGCCAAGGTGTACGACGTCAAGGCCGGCATCAAGAAACTGAAAAGTATCATCTACGACTATGACGGCGGGGAGCACGAACCGCGCATCGTGCGGCTCCTGTGGGGCAGCCTCTCCTTCACCGGCAGGCTCCAGTCCATGTCGATCCAGTACACCCTCTTCAAACCCGGGGGCGAGCCGCTGCGGGCCAGGATCTCCCTCGGCTTCGTCCGCTACGTGAGCAGCCAGGAGGAGAGTCTGAGGGCAGCCAGAACATCTCCGGACTTAAGTCACATCGTCGAAGTCCGCGCAGGCGACACCCTGCCGCTTCTCTGTTACCGCATCTACCGGGACTGTTCCTACTACACCGAGGTCGCCCGCGTGAACAACCTGACCTGCTTCCGGGATCTCAAGCCCGGGACCAGGCTGCGATTCCCCCCCCTGAGGTAG
- a CDS encoding DUF5908 family protein — protein sequence MTIEVRQMTIRCAVQADNGSGRTKGFAPGRLEELKSDVIEECRQMIRDMLNARRER from the coding sequence ATGACCATCGAAGTCAGGCAGATGACCATACGCTGCGCCGTGCAGGCGGATAACGGCTCGGGGAGAACGAAGGGATTCGCCCCCGGGCGACTCGAGGAGCTGAAGTCGGACGTCATTGAGGAGTGCCGGCAGATGATCAGGGACATGCTGAACGCACGACGGGAGCGATGA
- a CDS encoding phage tail protein yields MPDPAKVWGPYGYSPPAFYFQVAFERTPGTIDSSFQEVSGISLELETEEYVEGGENRFYYQLPKGVKHPRLVLKRGIATTASPLARWCKNVIEECSFPIQPRLLKVFLLNEQGDPVRSWSFANAFPVKWEVDSFNSTKNELAIEKIEISYSSAEREL; encoded by the coding sequence ATGCCCGATCCGGCGAAAGTATGGGGACCCTACGGCTACAGCCCCCCGGCGTTCTACTTTCAGGTGGCCTTCGAACGGACTCCCGGGACGATCGACAGCTCGTTCCAGGAGGTCAGCGGGATCAGCCTGGAGCTGGAAACCGAGGAGTACGTCGAGGGAGGGGAGAACCGCTTTTACTACCAGTTGCCCAAGGGGGTCAAGCATCCCCGCCTGGTTCTGAAGCGGGGCATCGCCACCACCGCTTCACCGCTGGCACGCTGGTGCAAGAACGTCATCGAGGAGTGTTCGTTTCCGATCCAGCCGCGCCTGCTCAAGGTCTTCCTGCTGAACGAGCAGGGGGACCCGGTCCGGAGTTGGTCCTTTGCCAACGCTTTCCCGGTCAAATGGGAGGTGGACAGCTTCAATTCGACAAAGAACGAGCTCGCCATCGAGAAAATAGAGATCAGCTACAGCTCGGCGGAACGGGAGCTGTGA
- a CDS encoding phage tail protein: MADDGSKQSTNVWPLPKFYFQVKWDSQVMSFQEVSGLDIEAQPIEYRHGDSPVFSTIKMPGIKKSGNVTMKKGIFKSDNKFWNWFNQIKMNTIKRLPVTISLLDESGAPTMVWTLANAWPTKITGTDLKADGNEAAIETIEIAHEGITIANQ, encoded by the coding sequence ATGGCGGACGATGGATCCAAACAATCAACGAACGTATGGCCCTTGCCGAAATTCTACTTCCAGGTGAAGTGGGACAGCCAGGTGATGTCGTTCCAAGAGGTCTCGGGGCTCGACATCGAGGCCCAGCCGATCGAGTACCGGCACGGCGACAGCCCGGTGTTCTCCACGATCAAGATGCCCGGAATCAAGAAGTCCGGCAACGTAACCATGAAGAAGGGGATCTTCAAATCGGACAACAAGTTCTGGAACTGGTTCAACCAGATCAAGATGAACACCATCAAGCGGCTGCCGGTCACCATCAGCCTGCTGGACGAATCCGGCGCCCCCACCATGGTCTGGACCCTTGCCAATGCCTGGCCGACCAAAATCACCGGTACGGATCTCAAGGCCGACGGCAACGAGGCGGCCATCGAAACAATAGAGATCGCCCACGAGGGGATCACCATCGCCAACCAATGA
- a CDS encoding phage tail sheath family protein, with protein sequence MALMKTPGVYVVEKNAFPNSVVEVATAVPAFVGYTEKADNKGKLLGNKPWRISSMAEFHDYFGFGPKALFAIGEAATVPGDAPSFSQGGKEYFLGQESGRYLLYNSMLLFYQNGGGPCYIVSVGTYGEAIESDRLTGGIDTLIKEQEPTMVLIPDAVLLASAEECVSVQQAALAHCGGKMKNRIAILDIWDGFKDRKDPAGDCIENFRGALGINYLDYAAAYYPWVNTTIVQDKDLSYENLSTRELLQTLLKNELAIPDPLPTIEESDPPAEKNAKSRQIQRADAIAAISSEWSDIAADEIPGHKQLLNKTLIAISPLFNTILMEIRRKLNLMPPAAAMAGIYTMVDDSRGVWKAPANVSLSSVVSPAVNISHDEQEDLNVTTQGKSINAIRSFIGEGTLVWGARTLDGNSLDWRYVNVRRTMIMLEESIKLASKAYVFENNVATTWVTIKSMIRNFLTGIWKRGGLAGASPDDAFAVFCGLGETMTPEDILEGILRVTVLVAVMRPAEFIEITFQQQMQKS encoded by the coding sequence ATGGCTCTGATGAAAACCCCCGGTGTGTATGTCGTTGAAAAGAATGCCTTCCCCAACTCGGTGGTGGAGGTAGCCACCGCCGTACCGGCGTTCGTCGGCTACACCGAGAAGGCCGACAACAAGGGCAAGTTGCTGGGGAACAAGCCCTGGCGGATCAGTTCCATGGCCGAATTTCACGACTACTTCGGATTCGGCCCGAAGGCTCTGTTCGCCATCGGGGAAGCGGCCACGGTTCCCGGCGACGCCCCGTCGTTTTCCCAGGGAGGTAAGGAGTACTTCCTGGGCCAGGAGTCGGGCAGATACCTGCTCTACAACAGCATGCTGCTCTTCTACCAGAACGGCGGCGGCCCCTGCTATATCGTCTCGGTGGGAACCTACGGAGAAGCCATCGAGTCGGACCGGCTGACCGGCGGCATCGACACCCTGATCAAGGAACAGGAGCCGACCATGGTTCTGATTCCGGACGCGGTGCTGCTGGCATCGGCCGAAGAGTGCGTCAGCGTGCAGCAGGCGGCCCTGGCCCATTGCGGCGGGAAGATGAAGAACAGGATCGCCATCCTGGATATCTGGGACGGGTTCAAGGACCGCAAGGACCCCGCCGGCGACTGCATCGAGAATTTCCGCGGCGCCCTGGGAATCAACTACCTGGACTATGCCGCGGCCTACTATCCCTGGGTCAACACCACCATCGTTCAGGACAAGGATCTCTCCTACGAGAACCTCTCCACCAGAGAGCTTTTGCAGACCCTGCTCAAGAACGAACTCGCCATCCCCGATCCGCTCCCGACGATCGAGGAGTCGGATCCCCCGGCGGAGAAAAACGCGAAATCCAGACAGATCCAGCGGGCCGACGCCATAGCCGCCATCTCCAGTGAATGGAGCGACATCGCGGCGGACGAGATTCCGGGCCATAAGCAGCTGCTGAACAAGACCCTGATCGCCATCAGCCCGCTGTTCAACACCATCCTCATGGAAATCAGACGCAAACTAAACCTGATGCCGCCGGCCGCGGCGATGGCCGGAATCTACACCATGGTGGATGACTCCCGCGGTGTCTGGAAGGCGCCCGCCAACGTCAGCCTCAGTTCCGTAGTATCGCCGGCGGTCAACATCTCCCACGACGAACAGGAAGACCTGAACGTCACCACCCAGGGCAAGTCGATCAACGCGATCCGCTCGTTCATCGGCGAGGGGACTCTGGTCTGGGGGGCGCGCACCCTGGACGGCAACAGCCTGGACTGGCGCTATGTCAATGTGCGCAGAACCATGATCATGTTGGAGGAATCGATCAAACTGGCGAGCAAGGCGTATGTGTTCGAAAACAACGTGGCCACCACCTGGGTGACCATCAAGAGCATGATCCGCAATTTCCTGACCGGAATCTGGAAGCGGGGCGGTCTCGCCGGAGCGAGTCCCGACGACGCCTTCGCCGTGTTCTGCGGCCTGGGAGAAACCATGACCCCCGAAGACATCCTGGAGGGGATCCTGCGGGTCACCGTCCTGGTGGCGGTCATGCGTCCGGCGGAGTTCATCGAGATCACCTTCCAGCAGCAGATGCAGAAGTCGTAA
- a CDS encoding DUF4255 domain-containing protein: MIDTAILHISGQLNQYLRRYFDLSEEAVAVSNILEQDGSLAPRITNRLVLFLVNIEKETLASRGQQTSLTHETVISPPPLFLNFFLMVAAHFGNSNYPEALKFLSSAIGFFQRNPVFDHQNSPELDSRIDRLILDMENLNIRDLSSLWSILSGKYLPSVLYRVRMVAYDSADILSKASAVTSTRASAYH, from the coding sequence ATGATCGACACGGCGATACTCCACATCTCCGGCCAGCTGAACCAGTACCTGAGGAGATATTTCGACCTGAGCGAAGAGGCGGTTGCCGTATCCAATATCCTGGAGCAGGACGGCTCCCTTGCCCCCCGGATCACCAACAGGCTGGTGCTCTTTCTGGTCAACATCGAGAAGGAGACACTGGCAAGCCGGGGCCAGCAGACATCGTTGACCCACGAAACCGTCATCAGCCCGCCTCCCCTGTTTCTCAACTTCTTCCTGATGGTCGCCGCCCATTTCGGCAACAGCAACTATCCTGAGGCGCTGAAGTTTCTCTCCAGCGCCATCGGCTTCTTCCAGAGAAACCCGGTGTTCGACCACCAGAACAGCCCCGAGCTGGACAGCCGCATCGACCGGCTGATTCTGGATATGGAAAACCTGAACATCAGGGATTTGAGTTCACTCTGGAGCATCCTCAGCGGAAAGTACCTGCCGTCGGTCCTGTACCGGGTCAGGATGGTGGCGTACGACTCGGCGGATATCCTGAGCAAGGCATCGGCGGTAACCTCCACGCGCGCCTCCGCATACCACTGA
- a CDS encoding LuxR C-terminal-related transcriptional regulator, with amino-acid sequence MKDNDTTGILVASDQILLRAGLRELLHTEPNLDVVGEALDENETIYLTGRLEPDIVLMVVLNRREASIGVTKRLKAQHPDIGVILVTSCEDTTFARDIIRAGASGYLPTRAAQSELINAIHAIRRGDLYIHPSMTRCLLYGQTSPAVARVPPRKPLTRREAEILGYIAQGHTNRQIAELLFVSVRTVESHRARLQGKLNAHCRMDLVRHAANLDIR; translated from the coding sequence GTGAAAGACAATGACACTACTGGAATTCTGGTCGCAAGCGACCAGATCCTGCTGCGCGCCGGATTGCGCGAGTTGCTGCACACAGAGCCGAACCTTGATGTCGTGGGAGAAGCGCTGGACGAGAATGAAACGATCTATCTAACGGGTCGACTTGAGCCGGACATCGTTCTAATGGTTGTACTGAACAGGAGAGAGGCCAGCATCGGGGTCACCAAACGACTGAAAGCCCAGCATCCCGACATCGGCGTTATCCTGGTAACCAGCTGCGAGGATACCACATTCGCCCGGGATATCATCCGGGCCGGCGCCTCCGGCTATCTCCCCACCCGGGCGGCGCAATCGGAACTGATCAACGCCATTCACGCCATCAGGCGCGGGGACCTCTACATCCACCCTTCCATGACCCGTTGCCTCCTGTACGGCCAGACATCTCCGGCCGTGGCCAGGGTCCCTCCCCGGAAGCCGCTGACACGCAGGGAAGCAGAGATACTGGGCTACATCGCCCAGGGGCATACCAATCGCCAGATCGCCGAGCTTCTCTTCGTCAGCGTGCGTACCGTCGAGAGTCACCGGGCCAGACTGCAGGGGAAACTGAACGCCCACTGCCGCATGGATCTGGTACGGCACGCGGCGAACCTGGACATCAGGTAG
- a CDS encoding PAS domain S-box protein, with translation MKADMACGDRLLGIVLDSLPIPVFYKDGQGRYLSCNSAFEDFFGMPRRQLAGTVVADVFDRDSARLFHEMDLRLYRNPGRQVYECRIADFRGHQRDVVVHNATFPHSGGNETGIVGAILDVTELKTAEKSLAGATSLFHRLFDAIPDLLSVVDRDMRIVYSNWHGGHEYVAEQIRSRTPFCYDAYYPGQGEPCDPCHLLEVFRTGRSLITEKHNPHVGYQEIHAFPVRDESGAIVMAAEYLRDITARKEAEHALRQANHMLEAIINASPLAIAAFDTDVRLTLWNDAAEAMFDWKKEEVLSKPYPIIPEDRMEEVRNNIRLMHEGEVCRSLETRRKRKDGSLVDVSLSTAVMCGPDGAVIGYMSIMSDISERKQAVQALKESEERFRRIFEEDEDAALVLTPGTFSIVDANVAAVRLSGYSRRELRKNTPALFLGAEEFARFGETFGALGGESPSHGRPRRIDRMDVVDRNGKQMVTAVRGRVFTSQGIPYLYCTFRDITEQLSIREERRGFEEKLMQANKMAALGTLASGIAHEINNPNNYILSSTQFLLEAWKDIEWILLEYGRDNGDYTLGGLPDAEAIAVIPQLLASLQEGSGRIRNIVENLKSFARQEDRPCDAMVDVNVAVRAAMNLLGNQIHKHTDSFVCDLDEGVPSVQGSMQQIEQVVINLTMNALQSLPYKKCGVFIRTFHDRETRQVVIQVRDQGRGIPPELRKRIMEPFFTTKQERGGTGLGLSICCSIVKKHRGTLDCQPSAEGGTVFSVRLPASGAV, from the coding sequence ATGAAAGCGGATATGGCGTGTGGCGACAGGCTCCTGGGGATCGTGCTCGATTCTCTCCCGATTCCGGTGTTCTACAAGGATGGCCAGGGGCGCTATCTGAGCTGCAACTCTGCCTTCGAGGATTTCTTCGGCATGCCCAGGCGGCAGCTGGCCGGCACGGTGGTGGCCGATGTTTTCGACAGGGATTCCGCCCGCTTGTTCCATGAGATGGATTTGCGGCTGTACCGTAATCCTGGCAGGCAGGTGTACGAGTGCAGGATCGCCGATTTCAGGGGCCATCAACGGGATGTTGTCGTGCACAACGCCACCTTTCCCCATTCCGGTGGCAATGAAACCGGGATCGTTGGTGCTATCCTGGATGTCACCGAGCTGAAAACGGCGGAAAAGAGCCTGGCCGGGGCGACGAGCCTGTTCCATCGTCTGTTCGATGCCATTCCCGATCTGCTCTCGGTGGTGGACCGGGATATGAGGATCGTCTACAGCAACTGGCATGGCGGGCATGAGTACGTCGCCGAACAGATCCGCTCCCGCACCCCCTTCTGCTACGACGCCTACTACCCTGGCCAGGGAGAACCGTGCGACCCCTGCCACCTGCTCGAGGTCTTCCGCACCGGGAGGTCGCTGATCACGGAGAAGCACAATCCGCACGTCGGCTATCAGGAGATCCATGCCTTCCCGGTGCGCGACGAATCCGGCGCCATCGTCATGGCCGCCGAATACCTGCGCGACATAACCGCCCGCAAGGAGGCGGAACATGCCCTGCGCCAGGCCAATCACATGCTGGAGGCGATCATCAATGCCTCGCCCCTGGCCATCGCGGCCTTTGACACCGATGTCAGGCTGACCCTCTGGAACGATGCCGCCGAGGCCATGTTCGACTGGAAGAAGGAGGAGGTGCTCTCCAAGCCCTACCCCATCATTCCCGAAGACCGCATGGAGGAGGTGCGCAACAACATCAGGCTGATGCACGAGGGGGAGGTGTGCCGCTCTCTGGAGACGCGCCGCAAGCGCAAGGATGGCTCGCTGGTGGATGTGAGCCTCTCCACCGCAGTCATGTGCGGACCGGACGGGGCGGTGATCGGCTACATGTCCATCATGTCCGACATTAGTGAGCGCAAGCAGGCGGTGCAGGCGCTCAAGGAGAGCGAAGAGCGCTTCCGGCGGATCTTCGAGGAGGACGAGGATGCGGCCCTGGTCCTCACCCCGGGGACCTTTTCCATCGTGGATGCCAACGTGGCTGCGGTACGCCTCTCCGGCTATTCCAGGAGAGAGCTCAGGAAGAACACGCCGGCCCTGTTTCTGGGGGCGGAGGAATTCGCCAGGTTCGGGGAAACCTTCGGGGCGCTGGGCGGGGAAAGCCCATCCCACGGCAGGCCGCGCAGGATCGACCGCATGGATGTGGTTGACCGGAACGGCAAGCAGATGGTGACGGCGGTGCGGGGGAGGGTCTTCACCTCCCAGGGCATCCCCTACCTTTATTGCACCTTCAGGGATATCACCGAGCAACTGAGCATCAGGGAGGAGCGCAGGGGCTTCGAGGAAAAGCTGATGCAGGCCAACAAGATGGCGGCCCTGGGGACCCTGGCTTCGGGCATTGCCCACGAGATCAACAATCCCAACAACTACATCCTTTCCAGCACCCAGTTCCTGCTGGAAGCCTGGAAGGACATCGAATGGATCCTGCTGGAGTACGGCAGGGACAACGGTGACTATACCCTGGGAGGTTTGCCGGACGCCGAGGCAATTGCCGTGATTCCCCAGCTTCTGGCCAGCCTGCAGGAGGGTTCCGGACGCATACGGAACATCGTGGAGAATCTGAAGAGCTTCGCGCGCCAGGAAGACCGGCCCTGCGACGCCATGGTGGATGTGAACGTCGCGGTGCGGGCCGCCATGAACCTGCTGGGAAACCAGATCCACAAACATACCGACAGCTTTGTCTGCGATCTGGATGAGGGGGTGCCCTCCGTTCAGGGGAGCATGCAGCAGATCGAGCAGGTAGTCATCAACCTGACCATGAATGCCCTGCAGTCGCTGCCGTACAAGAAGTGCGGAGTTTTCATCAGGACCTTCCATGACCGGGAAACGCGCCAGGTGGTCATCCAGGTCCGTGATCAGGGGAGGGGGATCCCGCCGGAGCTGCGCAAGCGCATCATGGAGCCATTTTTCACCACCAAGCAGGAGAGGGGGGGGACGGGGCTGGGCCTGTCCATCTGCTGCTCCATCGTCAAGAAACATCGCGGCACGCTGGACTGCCAGCCGTCCGCCGAAGGGGGCACGGTTTTCAGCGTCAGGCTGCCCGCCTCGGGAGCCGTGTGA
- a CDS encoding sigma-54-dependent transcriptional regulator, protein MNGPCGKILLVDDEQSILLTSGTLLRSAGIRDVLTLDDARKVLPLLERERVDVIVLDLFMPFVSGKELLAEIAQEYPQIPLLVMTAADELETAVECMKAGAFDYLVKPVERSRFISSVTKALEICSLRKQMDDLRDHLLHGRLEQPSVFSAIITASEKMTTIFQYAEVVARSSEPMLITGETGVGKELVARAVHDASGLKGSFVPVNVAALDDALFSDTLFGHRKGAFTGASTPREGMIAQASGGTLLLDEIGDLRQPSQVKLLRLLQEREYYPVGSDVPRKNNARIIAVTNRSLRDMVAAGAFRKDLYYRLCAHHVEIPPLRERREDLPLLLDHFLEKGSLALGVKKPAIPPQSLPLLASYSFPGNVRELEAMVCDAIARHRSGMLSLDSFRRCMREGQAMGTQPGAEAAASRRALWDQFSALPSLREAESFLIREALKRSEGNQGIAAALLGISRTALNKRLKREPGLVP, encoded by the coding sequence ATGAACGGCCCCTGCGGAAAGATCCTGCTGGTGGATGACGAGCAGAGCATCCTGCTCACCTCGGGCACCCTGCTGCGCAGTGCCGGCATACGTGACGTGCTGACTCTTGACGATGCCAGAAAGGTGCTTCCTCTGCTTGAACGGGAACGGGTGGACGTGATCGTCCTGGACCTGTTCATGCCCTTTGTTTCCGGGAAGGAGTTGCTGGCGGAGATCGCCCAGGAGTATCCCCAGATCCCCCTGCTGGTCATGACCGCAGCCGATGAGCTGGAAACTGCGGTGGAGTGCATGAAGGCCGGTGCCTTCGACTATCTGGTCAAGCCGGTGGAACGCTCGCGCTTCATCTCCAGCGTCACCAAGGCCTTGGAGATCTGCAGCCTCAGGAAACAGATGGACGATCTCCGGGATCACCTGCTGCATGGCAGGTTGGAGCAGCCCTCGGTGTTTTCAGCCATCATCACCGCCAGCGAAAAGATGACCACTATCTTCCAGTACGCGGAGGTGGTGGCCCGTTCCAGCGAGCCGATGCTGATCACCGGCGAGACCGGCGTGGGCAAGGAGTTGGTTGCCAGGGCGGTGCATGATGCCAGCGGACTAAAGGGGAGTTTCGTGCCGGTGAACGTGGCAGCCCTGGATGACGCACTGTTCTCCGATACACTGTTCGGGCACCGCAAGGGCGCCTTCACCGGCGCAAGCACACCGCGGGAGGGGATGATCGCCCAGGCCTCCGGCGGTACGCTGCTCCTGGATGAGATCGGGGACCTGAGGCAGCCGTCCCAGGTCAAGCTCCTCAGGCTCTTGCAGGAGCGGGAGTATTACCCCGTGGGTTCCGATGTCCCCCGCAAGAACAACGCCCGCATCATCGCCGTCACCAACCGCTCCCTGCGGGACATGGTGGCGGCCGGCGCGTTCCGCAAGGACCTCTACTATCGCCTCTGCGCTCACCATGTGGAGATTCCCCCCCTGCGCGAGCGGCGGGAAGATCTCCCGCTGCTTCTGGATCACTTCCTGGAGAAGGGCTCCCTGGCCTTGGGCGTAAAGAAGCCGGCGATTCCCCCCCAGTCGCTTCCGCTGCTGGCCTCCTATTCCTTCCCTGGCAATGTGCGGGAACTGGAGGCCATGGTGTGCGATGCAATTGCCCGCCACCGTTCGGGCATGCTCTCCCTGGACAGCTTCAGGCGCTGCATGCGCGAGGGGCAGGCCATGGGGACACAACCGGGCGCCGAAGCGGCGGCATCCCGGCGGGCGTTGTGGGATCAGTTTTCCGCGCTTCCTTCCCTCAGGGAGGCGGAGAGCTTTTTGATCAGGGAAGCCCTGAAGCGGTCGGAGGGAAACCAGGGTATCGCCGCGGCGCTTCTGGGAATCTCCCGCACCGCCCTGAATAAACGGCTGAAACGGGAACCTGGCCTGGTCCCCTGA